Proteins from a single region of Bacteroidota bacterium:
- the mscL gene encoding large-conductance mechanosensitive channel protein MscL — protein MSIIKEFKAFAMRGNVLDLAIGVIIGAAFGKIVSAFVDKIIMPPIGILLGKVNFVDLKFVLQKAVMEGDKVVSPEVAIGYGAFAQSIIDFVIIAFCIFIVIKIYQAAVKKEEAAPPPPPAPPTKEQMLLTEIRDLLKENKAK, from the coding sequence ATGTCAATCATTAAAGAATTCAAGGCATTCGCAATGCGTGGTAATGTTCTGGATCTTGCCATCGGTGTTATTATCGGCGCAGCTTTTGGGAAAATAGTTTCGGCATTTGTAGATAAAATCATTATGCCTCCTATCGGAATTTTACTCGGAAAAGTAAATTTCGTCGATTTGAAATTTGTACTTCAAAAAGCTGTAATGGAAGGTGATAAAGTAGTTTCCCCGGAAGTTGCTATCGGTTATGGAGCATTTGCTCAGTCTATTATAGATTTTGTAATTATTGCATTCTGTATTTTTATAGTGATAAAAATTTATCAGGCAGCAGTGAAAAAAGAAGAGGCAGCACCTCCTCCTCCTCCTGCGCCTCCTACAAAAGAACAAATGTTATTAACTGAGATACGTGATTTATTAAAAGAAAATAAAGCGAAATAA
- a CDS encoding T9SS type A sorting domain-containing protein, translating to MKSLFCFMLTLMSIFTLTTDFTLAQQLRWRVLPAGFVSPTRLEDICFINANTGWTITNYSDQFGGDHHHIFKTTNGGKSWSDQSDSSSIYYRCIGFADSLNGWIGMLSRDNVPIIRTTNGGANWFPSLVTPITDTNNVCGLSVINKNIVYGCGRYCGPSRFYKTTNGGVNWTVKDMSQYATGLVDIHFFSADSGFVVGGTGGIWPDMNAVVLFTSDGGETWVERHRTVRSQEWGWKISFPTRNTAYISLESWISDNQFLKTTNGGVNWIEKPFVSGYNQEGIGFINENTGWLGGGPMTYKTTNGGDNWFADNIGARMNRFRFINDTLGYAVGQKILKFSRDSTTGINVISNEIPAKFYLEQNYPNPFNPGTKIRFEVASPTADMRLEVYNSLGQLVETLVDKILRTGTYEVEFSAANHPSGIYYYRLITNNYAEVKKMILVK from the coding sequence ATGAAATCTCTCTTCTGCTTTATGCTTACCCTCATGAGCATTTTCACCCTTACCACAGATTTTACCCTCGCCCAACAACTTCGCTGGAGAGTTTTACCGGCCGGATTTGTATCCCCCACCCGTCTGGAAGATATCTGCTTTATCAACGCAAACACAGGCTGGACAATCACTAACTATAGTGATCAATTCGGAGGCGACCATCATCACATTTTTAAAACAACAAATGGAGGTAAAAGCTGGAGTGATCAGTCCGACAGCTCCTCTATCTATTACCGGTGCATCGGTTTTGCTGATTCGTTGAACGGGTGGATCGGAATGCTTTCAAGAGATAACGTACCTATTATTAGAACTACAAACGGAGGAGCAAACTGGTTTCCTTCGCTTGTTACTCCAATTACCGATACAAATAATGTTTGCGGGTTAAGCGTCATTAATAAAAATATTGTTTACGGATGCGGAAGGTATTGCGGTCCTTCAAGATTTTATAAAACGACTAACGGAGGAGTTAACTGGACTGTAAAAGATATGTCTCAGTATGCTACAGGCTTAGTTGATATTCATTTTTTTTCTGCTGATTCCGGTTTTGTAGTTGGCGGTACGGGCGGTATATGGCCTGATATGAATGCAGTAGTGTTGTTTACTTCAGACGGAGGTGAAACCTGGGTTGAAAGACACCGCACTGTCCGCAGTCAGGAATGGGGCTGGAAAATATCTTTCCCGACAAGAAATACTGCTTATATTTCATTGGAAAGCTGGATAAGTGATAACCAGTTTTTAAAAACAACTAACGGCGGAGTTAACTGGATAGAGAAACCATTTGTATCAGGATATAATCAGGAAGGAATAGGGTTTATTAATGAAAATACCGGCTGGCTGGGCGGCGGACCAATGACTTATAAAACTACTAACGGAGGTGATAACTGGTTTGCCGATAATATCGGTGCAAGAATGAACCGGTTCAGATTTATTAACGACACTTTAGGATACGCCGTAGGTCAGAAAATTCTCAAATTTTCCAGAGATAGCACAACCGGTATAAATGTAATTTCAAATGAGATTCCTGCAAAATTTTACCTGGAACAGAATTATCCAAACCCTTTTAATCCCGGAACTAAAATAAGATTTGAAGTTGCTTCCCCTACAGCAGATATGCGGCTGGAAGTTTACAATTCATTGGGGCAGCTTGTAGAAACACTTGTTGATAAAATTTTAAGAACCGGTACGTATGAAGTTGAGTTTTCTGCCGCTAATCATCCTTCGGGAATTTATTATTACAGATTGATAACAAATAATTACGCTGAAGTAAAAAAGATGATACTTGTAAAATAA
- a CDS encoding outer membrane beta-barrel protein gives MKSNKTVLTILLLTILSINSYAQDRKVSFSAGVNLPVGGFSDIYKAGPSAQIGFVFLSLPLIPLDLSVNAEYNSFGYKNSYFTDQFKTNLGATASGFTPDWMASDFSIMFGGRLKLPGLIVNPYGEAQVGVHFMNFNQRLTGQINASSSDPSNISLAGATESVSETGVGTSFGVGTEISIIPKLTIDIGVKYNYAGITYSKGYTVFRNNNSQYTSPEMKNASFITTRAGIMISF, from the coding sequence ATGAAAAGCAATAAAACAGTACTTACAATTCTTCTCCTGACAATTCTATCGATAAATTCTTATGCTCAAGACAGAAAAGTTTCATTCAGTGCAGGAGTAAATCTTCCCGTCGGGGGGTTCAGTGATATTTATAAAGCAGGACCATCTGCGCAAATCGGATTCGTATTTTTATCGCTTCCTTTAATTCCATTAGATTTATCTGTTAATGCAGAATACAATTCTTTCGGGTACAAGAATTCTTATTTTACTGATCAGTTCAAAACAAATCTTGGCGCAACAGCAAGCGGATTTACACCTGACTGGATGGCATCAGATTTTTCAATAATGTTTGGAGGCAGATTAAAACTTCCGGGATTAATAGTAAATCCTTACGGAGAAGCGCAGGTCGGAGTTCATTTTATGAATTTCAATCAAAGGCTTACAGGTCAGATAAATGCATCCAGTTCGGACCCCTCAAATATTTCATTGGCAGGCGCAACGGAGTCAGTTAGTGAAACAGGTGTCGGTACTTCATTTGGTGTCGGTACAGAAATTTCAATTATACCTAAGCTTACGATTGATATCGGAGTTAAATATAACTATGCAGGTATAACTTATTCGAAAGGATATACAGTTTTCAGAAACAATAATTCACAGTATACATCACCTGAAATGAAAAATGCTTCATTTATTACAACGAGAGCCGGAATAATGATTAGTTTTTAA
- a CDS encoding CHAD domain-containing protein gives MDISKKYLFEYYLSLQNDCIKELWKIKKNFKRRDIHNFRVCVKKINAFKSLLNFFKYGEKFDNELLRKLYNSAGKLRTNTLLKTELRALKISDKHLNEYFKTQSKKLAEKLEYQISSYSVGLKTIFKEEKTKLEFLLNESGNIENLSFKYLNNLFKKISEFEITNEKKKSPLHDLRKLMKEAGYNYDLICDAFYFLKDEVIMRQIDNLNKILGAWHDLTIFNKFIHKNNFKNSDRILQQLNNDVTKSENLIYSALQNFIKNLQELNF, from the coding sequence ATGGATATCTCAAAAAAATATTTATTTGAGTATTATTTATCACTACAAAATGATTGCATTAAGGAGCTTTGGAAGATAAAGAAAAATTTCAAACGAAGGGATATCCATAATTTCAGAGTGTGTGTAAAGAAAATTAATGCGTTTAAATCATTGCTCAATTTTTTTAAGTACGGTGAAAAATTTGATAATGAACTGTTAAGAAAGCTATATAACTCGGCAGGAAAACTAAGAACAAACACTCTTTTGAAAACTGAATTAAGAGCTTTAAAGATATCTGATAAACATCTAAACGAATATTTTAAAACTCAAAGCAAAAAACTAGCAGAGAAATTAGAGTATCAGATTTCTTCATACTCAGTGGGACTGAAGACTATTTTCAAAGAAGAAAAAACTAAACTGGAATTTCTTTTAAATGAATCAGGAAATATTGAAAATCTTTCATTCAAATACCTGAATAATTTATTCAAAAAAATATCTGAGTTTGAGATTACAAATGAAAAGAAAAAATCACCTTTGCATGATTTAAGAAAACTTATGAAGGAAGCGGGTTATAATTATGATTTAATCTGCGATGCATTTTATTTTTTGAAAGATGAAGTGATTATGCGGCAAATTGATAACCTTAACAAAATTCTGGGTGCATGGCATGACCTTACAATCTTTAACAAGTTCATACACAAAAATAATTTTAAAAATTCTGATAGAATCTTACAACAGTTGAATAATGATGTAACAAAGAGTGAAAACCTTATTTACTCAGCTTTGCAAAATTTCATAAAAAACTTACAGGAACTAAATTTTTAA
- a CDS encoding T9SS type A sorting domain-containing protein, with the protein MLFIRTAVIFLLLIFFYYISPNQNNSQTPNPDNFPVGFCDEKSSESFEALNFVNDSRAYPYADIPSDKYTVEYEKSKNIPSLTSNTDASNTWTNIGPENIGGRMLCITINPADTSILWAGSAGGGLWKSTNGGLGTTAWVNVPTGFQTVGVSAVILDSANTNLMFIGTGEVYGYTAALNGLSTRTTRGSYGIGILKSTNGGVNWTKSLDWTYAQNRGVADLVFNPRNSNTVYAATSEGIYKTIDGGSSWSQVFTGQMVMDIEIDRIDTNIIYAGVGNLSSSTQGIYQSTNSGANWTELTNGLPGTNTGRVTLSSYYLNHNIVYAVIGSRTSSAGTVGIYKTTDQGATWTQTSGGTPDMLEDQGWYAAGVKIKDNDSSQMLFSGVNFYKSTNSGVTITQKSSTNTSAANYIHVDHHQIISNPYDANKIYVATDGGIYRSFDFGENYTRCNNKLVTAQFYGGFSNSATDSTLAIGGLQDNGIARYDGSNSWYRPSGGDGTYCSINPLNNNSIIMGDKYMEVNYSSNKGAQNTMTTTFTSNSVNANFISPIVRSPSDTGVVYAGAKKIFKSTNGGISFDSLAAALDGNKILSIAVSKTSSDTLYAATVPNSGGANQMGFFKSTNGSTSWTNITTGLPNRYPNKIAVDPLDSRIVYAAFGGFGTSHVYKTTDGGSSWSDINGTLPDVPVQSIVVDPSISHNVYLGNDLGIYISTNSGTTWSSFSDGMPEAAMVFDLSISPANNSIRAATHGRGVYERKLWPDTPLPVELVSFYSLVERNSVTLKWKTSGEVNNKEFIIERKNIDGQWSSIGKVNGNGTVQNEKNYSFTDKNIKAGKYSYRLKQTDLNGNYRYYELSNEVVIGVPQKFELLQNYPNPFNPSTKINFNLPKEGRVTLRVFDMNGKEVMSLIENKILSADYHSVEMPGANLSSGIYFYRLETPDFVQSKKMVLIK; encoded by the coding sequence ATGTTATTTATAAGAACAGCTGTAATTTTTTTACTGTTAATTTTCTTTTATTATATTTCGCCGAATCAAAATAATTCACAAACTCCAAATCCTGATAACTTTCCTGTCGGGTTCTGCGATGAAAAATCAAGCGAATCATTTGAAGCATTAAATTTTGTAAATGATTCCCGCGCATATCCGTATGCAGATATTCCATCGGATAAATATACCGTCGAATACGAGAAATCAAAAAATATACCTTCCTTAACTTCCAATACAGATGCCTCTAATACATGGACTAATATAGGACCCGAAAATATCGGCGGAAGAATGCTGTGCATTACAATTAATCCTGCTGATACATCAATACTCTGGGCAGGTTCTGCAGGCGGCGGATTATGGAAAAGCACGAACGGTGGACTTGGAACAACTGCCTGGGTAAATGTGCCGACAGGATTTCAGACAGTCGGCGTAAGCGCAGTTATACTGGATTCAGCAAATACAAATTTAATGTTCATAGGCACAGGAGAAGTTTATGGCTATACGGCAGCATTGAACGGACTCAGCACGAGAACAACACGCGGCAGTTATGGAATAGGAATTTTAAAATCGACTAATGGCGGAGTTAACTGGACGAAGTCATTGGACTGGACCTATGCGCAGAACAGGGGAGTTGCAGATTTGGTTTTCAATCCAAGAAACTCCAACACAGTTTATGCGGCAACATCGGAAGGGATTTACAAAACTATAGATGGCGGAAGCAGCTGGAGTCAGGTTTTTACAGGCCAGATGGTTATGGATATTGAAATAGACAGAATAGATACAAATATTATCTATGCAGGAGTAGGAAACTTATCAAGCTCAACTCAGGGAATTTACCAATCCACAAACAGCGGCGCAAACTGGACTGAGCTTACAAACGGACTTCCCGGTACAAACACAGGAAGGGTAACTCTCTCATCTTACTATCTCAATCATAATATTGTTTACGCTGTAATAGGAAGCAGAACATCTTCTGCAGGAACTGTTGGTATTTATAAAACAACAGACCAGGGAGCGACATGGACACAGACTTCCGGCGGAACTCCCGATATGCTTGAAGACCAGGGTTGGTACGCTGCAGGTGTGAAGATAAAAGATAACGATTCTTCGCAAATGCTTTTCAGCGGAGTAAATTTTTATAAGTCAACAAATTCAGGTGTTACAATCACACAAAAGAGCAGCACAAATACAAGCGCGGCAAATTATATTCATGTTGACCATCATCAGATAATTTCAAATCCTTACGATGCAAATAAAATTTACGTAGCTACTGACGGTGGAATATACAGGTCGTTTGATTTCGGAGAAAATTATACAAGGTGCAATAATAAATTAGTGACGGCCCAGTTCTATGGAGGATTTTCGAATTCGGCAACGGATTCAACTCTTGCCATAGGAGGATTGCAGGATAACGGTATTGCAAGATACGATGGAAGCAATAGCTGGTACAGACCTTCGGGCGGAGACGGAACGTATTGCAGTATAAATCCGCTGAATAATAATTCGATTATTATGGGAGATAAATATATGGAAGTAAATTACTCTTCGAATAAAGGCGCGCAGAATACGATGACGACTACATTTACTTCAAATAGTGTAAATGCGAATTTCATTTCGCCGATTGTCAGAAGTCCTTCGGATACAGGAGTAGTTTATGCGGGTGCGAAGAAAATATTTAAGTCAACTAACGGCGGTATTAGTTTTGATTCACTTGCAGCGGCATTAGACGGCAATAAGATTTTATCTATAGCAGTATCAAAGACAAGTTCAGATACATTATATGCGGCAACAGTTCCAAACTCCGGCGGTGCGAATCAGATGGGATTTTTTAAAAGTACGAACGGAAGTACAAGCTGGACTAATATTACTACAGGATTGCCAAACAGGTATCCAAACAAAATTGCAGTTGATCCATTGGATAGCAGAATTGTTTATGCTGCGTTCGGAGGGTTTGGTACTTCTCATGTTTACAAAACAACTGACGGTGGAAGCAGCTGGAGCGATATAAACGGAACATTGCCCGACGTGCCGGTGCAGTCAATAGTTGTTGACCCTTCAATATCGCATAATGTTTATCTTGGAAATGATTTAGGAATTTATATCAGCACAAATTCAGGAACGACGTGGTCATCTTTCAGCGACGGAATGCCAGAAGCAGCAATGGTCTTTGATTTAAGTATTTCGCCTGCGAATAATTCAATAAGGGCTGCAACGCACGGCAGAGGAGTTTATGAAAGAAAACTTTGGCCTGATACTCCGTTGCCGGTTGAATTAGTTTCGTTTTATTCATTAGTGGAAAGGAATTCAGTAACACTAAAATGGAAGACATCAGGAGAAGTAAATAATAAAGAGTTTATCATTGAAAGAAAAAATATCGATGGACAATGGAGTAGTATAGGAAAGGTTAACGGCAACGGGACTGTTCAGAATGAGAAAAATTATTCATTCACGGATAAGAATATTAAAGCAGGAAAATATTCATACAGATTGAAGCAGACAGACCTTAACGGGAATTATAGATATTATGAATTAAGTAATGAAGTTGTAATTGGTGTGCCGCAGAAATTTGAATTACTGCAGAACTATCCAAATCCATTCAATCCTTCTACAAAGATTAATTTTAATTTGCCTAAAGAAGGAAGAGTAACATTGAGAGTTTTTGATATGAACGGTAAAGAAGTTATGAGCTTGATTGAAAATAAAATTTTATCTGCTGACTATCATTCAGTTGAAATGCCGGGGGCAAATCTTTCATCAGGCATTTATTTCTACAGACTGGAAACGCCGGATTTCGTTCAAAGCAAAAAAATGGTACTGATAAAGTAA
- a CDS encoding T9SS type A sorting domain-containing protein, with product MKNFLLIFSTITFFLTVSAVRSQEIRSEVYNPPLPYHSNVDWGNDYTVSTTEPLGKVTGVYRNSNNTIYTAIPDTSIIPGKSIVVLASSNNGANWAVTGSISPSNVINKIKMVGRADSDSIFCFFQLGSLVYCWNVITNNLNQFTTYTNVNNFDACISSTNSLYLIIDLNTNNEVRFFGSANSGASWGGAVFLSNTAANPNIYMSGTGDTCLISYFGVAIIPDTTAGAVRTVRYRESAPGTLTVVGGFLTTIPAGTQKPQVKGVINGGKAWLFFSGGTPGFYEMYCMQSNDNGATFGASFTIGSSTGRSNFWFDATHYKLGAGGVDLVYRSDSTAAFPQTNQSTKLVYTLANNNNPSTFTTPIQISQHIPAVGFAFYTPSIIEYYNTAGDLGVTWVGLNGTARNVFYDRYAAVTHVSNNGNSVADKFILEQNYPNPFNPTTNINFTLPKDANVTLTVFDIAGKEVARLLNGELKTANSYSVNFNAMNLPSGVYFYKLESENFVDSKKMILVK from the coding sequence TACTGATATTTTCAACGATAACATTTTTTCTAACTGTTTCTGCAGTTCGTTCACAGGAAATAAGAAGTGAAGTTTATAACCCGCCATTACCTTATCATTCAAATGTGGACTGGGGAAATGATTACACAGTTTCCACAACTGAGCCTTTGGGTAAAGTCACAGGAGTTTATAGAAATTCGAACAATACAATTTATACAGCTATTCCCGATACAAGTATAATTCCGGGAAAAAGCATTGTTGTGCTTGCTTCCTCCAATAACGGAGCAAACTGGGCTGTGACGGGTTCTATATCTCCCTCTAATGTAATCAATAAAATAAAAATGGTAGGCAGAGCTGACAGCGATTCAATTTTTTGTTTCTTTCAGCTTGGAAGTCTGGTTTATTGCTGGAATGTTATAACTAATAATCTTAATCAGTTTACCACATACACAAATGTAAATAACTTTGATGCATGTATTTCGTCGACTAACAGTTTGTATCTTATAATTGATTTGAATACAAATAATGAAGTGAGGTTTTTCGGTTCAGCAAACAGCGGCGCTTCATGGGGAGGCGCAGTATTTTTAAGCAATACAGCTGCAAACCCTAATATTTATATGTCAGGTACAGGAGACACTTGTTTGATTTCTTATTTTGGCGTTGCCATTATTCCCGATACAACGGCGGGCGCAGTCAGAACAGTTAGATACAGAGAATCAGCACCCGGTACATTAACAGTCGTCGGAGGATTTTTAACTACGATTCCCGCAGGTACACAAAAGCCGCAAGTTAAGGGAGTTATCAATGGCGGCAAAGCCTGGTTATTTTTTTCCGGAGGAACTCCCGGTTTTTATGAAATGTACTGTATGCAAAGCAATGATAACGGAGCAACTTTCGGAGCATCTTTTACAATCGGCTCTTCAACGGGCAGATCAAATTTCTGGTTTGATGCTACACATTACAAACTCGGCGCAGGAGGAGTTGATTTAGTTTATCGTTCAGATAGCACTGCTGCTTTTCCTCAGACAAATCAAAGTACGAAATTAGTTTATACACTGGCAAATAATAATAATCCTTCAACTTTTACAACGCCGATACAGATAAGTCAGCATATACCGGCTGTTGGATTTGCATTTTATACTCCTTCAATAATTGAATATTACAATACAGCCGGAGATCTGGGAGTTACATGGGTTGGACTAAACGGAACAGCGCGCAATGTTTTTTATGACAGATACGCTGCAGTTACACATGTTTCGAATAACGGAAACTCAGTGGCCGATAAGTTTATTCTTGAGCAGAATTATCCGAATCCTTTTAATCCTACGACAAATATAAATTTTACTTTGCCTAAGGATGCAAATGTGACTCTTACGGTATTTGATATAGCAGGGAAGGAAGTTGCAAGATTATTGAATGGTGAATTAAAAACCGCAAACAGTTACTCAGTTAATTTTAATGCAATGAATTTGCCTTCGGGAGTTTATTTCTATAAACTTGAATCGGAAAATTTTGTTGACAGCAAGAAAATGATTCTTGTAAAATAA